From Ramlibacter tataouinensis, the proteins below share one genomic window:
- a CDS encoding PPK2 family polyphosphate kinase — MAAVAPSAWARYRIATPGVPVPLATFDPAGKPCSTGGKQEDRARVDQLAVELDGLQNLFYADRRYKLLVVLQGMDTSGKDGTLRTVFGRMSPLGVRTAAWKAPTETERAHDYLWRIHKEVPGSGEVVVFNRSHYEDVLVPVVNGQLSQDQTQQRYAQINEFERLLSQTGTIVLKFMLHISKDEQRKRLQARLDDPTKRYKFQRDDLKVRKQWDLYQVAYEHAIAATGTPWAPWTIVPADSKTHRNLMIALVLQETLNGLGLRYPDDDPTLKSLKIR; from the coding sequence ATGGCTGCAGTCGCTCCCAGCGCGTGGGCCCGATACCGCATCGCGACGCCCGGCGTGCCGGTGCCGCTCGCCACGTTCGACCCGGCCGGGAAACCCTGCTCGACCGGCGGCAAGCAGGAGGACCGTGCGCGCGTCGACCAGCTGGCCGTCGAACTGGACGGGCTGCAGAATCTGTTCTACGCCGACCGCCGCTACAAGCTGCTCGTGGTGCTGCAAGGGATGGACACCAGCGGCAAGGATGGCACGCTGCGCACCGTGTTCGGCCGCATGAGTCCGCTGGGCGTGCGCACGGCCGCGTGGAAGGCGCCCACCGAAACGGAGCGCGCGCATGACTACCTCTGGCGCATCCACAAGGAGGTTCCGGGGTCGGGCGAAGTCGTCGTCTTCAACCGCAGCCACTACGAGGACGTGCTGGTCCCGGTGGTGAACGGCCAGCTGTCGCAGGACCAAACGCAGCAGCGCTACGCGCAGATCAACGAGTTCGAGCGCTTGCTTTCGCAGACGGGCACGATCGTCCTCAAGTTCATGCTGCACATTTCGAAGGACGAGCAGCGCAAGCGATTGCAGGCGCGGCTGGACGACCCGACGAAGCGCTACAAATTCCAGAGAGACGACCTGAAGGTGCGCAAGCAGTGGGACCTGTACCAGGTCGCTTACGAACACGCGATCGCGGCGACAGGGACGCCCTGGGCACCCTGGACCATCGTTCCGGCGGATTCCAAGACGCACCGCAACCTGATGATCGCGCTGGTCCTCCAAGAGACGCTCAATGGTCTCGGGCTGCGCTACCCCGACGACGACCCCACACTCAAGTCGCTGAAGATCCGCTAG
- a CDS encoding winged helix-turn-helix domain-containing protein: MSAEIAPKDDAAGVISFPGFELDLDRGELRVDGRATALRPKTFQVLLCLARQPGRLVAKQALFDAVWPDVVVTDDSLVQCIGELRSVLGDDAQTRIRTVPRRGYMLDALPLPLPAPVGPAGAALSGAGIPPQSSRRLAGWVAAAVVLSLCAVLAGAWWWNEAPRPAAQAARAGKISIAVLPFGNLSGDPTQDFFADGITADVIAELSRLADTLVIAQDSVRAYAGAQASPQQAGRELGALYVVTGGVQRTGDAVRIQARLTSAESGAVLWAESADYGDGKPWNWRAEMGPRMGRALLTGIADAVALRAASPDEPHEAIEHTMRGYSLMRGAGSLADLEAAIAEFDKALRAGQGSASAWAGRSIALSGAILSRLVAAPEDKLRAAEEAAAKALAADLTNPNAHFAHGQVLRLRGRLREALQAFEQCTALDPSFVYAHARMAYVKVELGRPAEAMDHVQWALRLSPKDVKQWQPLFAGGMALFHLGRDEDAYAMMEKTAARNPRVGFPYMWMAAIDGLHGRDGKARENLARYMERIPLHTIHELKATELSIEPVFLAQRERFYEGLRKAGLAE, translated from the coding sequence TTGAGTGCCGAAATTGCGCCGAAAGACGATGCGGCGGGTGTCATCAGCTTTCCGGGCTTCGAGCTTGACCTGGATCGAGGCGAACTGCGGGTCGACGGCAGGGCCACCGCCCTGCGGCCCAAAACCTTCCAGGTGCTGCTCTGCCTGGCCCGGCAACCCGGCCGCCTCGTAGCCAAGCAGGCCCTGTTCGACGCCGTTTGGCCGGACGTGGTGGTCACCGACGATTCCCTGGTGCAGTGCATCGGCGAGTTGCGCAGCGTCCTGGGTGATGACGCGCAGACAAGGATCCGCACGGTTCCCCGGCGCGGCTACATGCTGGATGCGCTTCCCTTGCCCCTGCCTGCGCCAGTGGGCCCCGCGGGCGCGGCGTTGTCCGGAGCCGGCATCCCTCCCCAGTCCAGCAGGCGTCTCGCCGGCTGGGTTGCCGCCGCGGTGGTGCTGTCCTTGTGCGCCGTGCTGGCCGGCGCCTGGTGGTGGAACGAGGCCCCCCGCCCTGCCGCGCAGGCGGCGCGCGCGGGAAAGATTTCAATCGCGGTCCTCCCCTTTGGGAACCTCAGCGGTGATCCCACCCAGGACTTCTTCGCCGACGGCATCACCGCCGATGTGATTGCCGAGCTCTCGCGGCTGGCCGACACCCTGGTGATCGCCCAGGACTCCGTGCGCGCCTACGCGGGCGCGCAAGCGAGCCCGCAACAGGCCGGGCGCGAACTGGGGGCGCTGTACGTCGTGACCGGCGGGGTGCAGCGCACAGGCGACGCCGTGCGCATCCAGGCTCGCCTGACCTCGGCGGAAAGCGGGGCGGTACTGTGGGCCGAGTCGGCCGACTACGGCGACGGCAAGCCCTGGAACTGGCGAGCCGAGATGGGCCCGCGCATGGGCCGCGCCCTGTTGACCGGCATCGCCGACGCCGTGGCGCTCCGGGCGGCCAGCCCGGATGAGCCCCATGAAGCCATCGAGCACACCATGCGGGGCTATTCGCTGATGCGTGGCGCGGGCTCGTTGGCGGATCTCGAGGCCGCGATCGCCGAGTTCGACAAGGCGCTGCGGGCGGGACAGGGGTCGGCCTCGGCTTGGGCCGGCCGCAGCATCGCCTTGTCCGGCGCCATCCTGTCGCGCCTGGTCGCCGCACCCGAGGACAAGCTGAGAGCAGCCGAGGAGGCGGCGGCGAAGGCCCTGGCCGCCGACCTCACCAACCCCAACGCCCATTTCGCCCATGGCCAGGTGTTGCGCCTGCGCGGGCGGCTGCGCGAGGCGCTGCAAGCTTTCGAGCAATGCACGGCGCTGGATCCCAGCTTTGTCTATGCCCACGCCCGCATGGCTTACGTCAAGGTCGAACTCGGTCGCCCGGCCGAGGCCATGGATCACGTCCAGTGGGCCCTGCGTCTGAGCCCCAAGGACGTGAAGCAATGGCAACCCCTGTTCGCCGGCGGCATGGCGCTCTTTCACCTGGGACGGGATGAGGACGCCTACGCCATGATGGAAAAGACTGCCGCCAGGAATCCGCGCGTGGGGTTCCCCTATATGTGGATGGCGGCCATCGACGGCTTGCACGGCCGGGACGGCAAGGCCCGCGAGAACCTGGCCCGCTACATGGAACGCATCCCCCTGCACACCATCCATGAACTCAAGGCCACCGAGCTTTCGATCGAGCCGGTGTTCCTGGCCCAGCGGGAGCGCTTCTACGAAGGACTGCGCAAGGCAGGACTTGCGGAATGA
- a CDS encoding autotransporter outer membrane beta-barrel domain-containing protein has protein sequence MNAAIRSTCLGILSIAFAVPAAAQSVRSTIANARLGPGYAQLLNLAATPDISEAHYELTGGDTRPTIDVLRVPFESRWRALSGDSDLYWRIAAGYLEVKDDFPVDAPPGDAGGISSKWSAYSLSGGLVAKIRLAGGFTLEPALDLSAAELDNRTRYSGAATSLQPLLDRILFNWRTNASLVTPNLGLEWKLATPARTVKVRGHLAWSWISSFDESDPVLKFHETAGVYSIRAEHVAPTGMQLAERALHWVVFGGYAGFFGDNRKALGFNSIAQAGAGVEAPLSITRLDSTRVRLGASYLFGSDVKGWTVSLGFEY, from the coding sequence ATGAACGCCGCGATCCGCAGCACCTGCCTCGGCATCCTGTCCATTGCCTTTGCGGTGCCTGCCGCGGCGCAGTCGGTACGCAGCACCATCGCCAATGCGCGCCTGGGTCCCGGCTATGCCCAACTGCTGAACCTGGCGGCCACGCCGGACATCAGTGAGGCGCACTACGAGCTCACGGGTGGCGACACGCGGCCGACGATCGACGTCCTGCGTGTACCCTTCGAGTCGCGCTGGCGCGCGCTGTCGGGAGACTCCGACCTCTACTGGAGGATCGCCGCGGGCTATCTGGAGGTGAAAGACGATTTCCCGGTGGATGCTCCGCCAGGCGATGCGGGGGGCATCTCCAGCAAGTGGTCGGCCTATAGCTTGAGCGGCGGCCTGGTGGCCAAGATCCGGCTCGCAGGCGGATTCACGCTGGAGCCCGCGCTCGACCTCAGCGCCGCCGAGCTCGACAATCGCACCCGCTACTCGGGTGCGGCCACCAGTCTGCAGCCCTTGCTGGACCGCATCCTCTTCAATTGGCGCACCAACGCATCGCTGGTGACGCCGAACCTCGGGCTCGAATGGAAACTGGCGACGCCGGCGCGGACCGTCAAGGTCCGCGGTCACCTGGCCTGGTCATGGATTTCGAGCTTCGACGAGTCGGACCCGGTATTGAAGTTCCACGAAACCGCGGGCGTCTACTCGATCCGGGCGGAGCACGTGGCGCCCACCGGCATGCAGCTCGCCGAACGCGCGCTTCACTGGGTCGTTTTCGGCGGGTACGCCGGCTTCTTTGGGGACAACCGCAAAGCGCTGGGTTTCAACTCGATCGCGCAGGCAGGGGCCGGGGTCGAGGCCCCGCTCTCCATCACCCGCCTGGACTCCACGCGCGTGCGGCTGGGCGCCAGCTACCTCTTTGGATCCGACGTGAAGGGATGGACGGTCAGCCTCGGCTTCGAGTATTGA